GGCAGATGAGTTCGTTTGGTCCTCAATCGAGGAACAATCCCCTGACGCAAATGGATGTGCATTTGGATAATTCTTGTTGATCTGTGTTTTAAAGCACAACTGTCAATATAAGCTTTAACATATGAGAAGAAAAAATTCGAAGGAGCCTCAACCCTGACCAGGCATGGGAACCATGATTTTATAAATATATGACACTAAAGAATTGCAATTTCCATATATCTCTATCACATGCCATGTACACTCGACATGCCATGGGTACAATATGGACTACTAAAAAATAATAGAAAGCTCATAATTTCGAAACAGTTAATTGAAAGTATATAGCAGAAATAGTACTATAACAGAAGCAATGCAAGAATAAAAAATTGCAAATGGTTAAATACAAAGGATAATAAGACAAAAAAGGTTAATTGAATGTATAAAACACATAATTCTATTTTCTATTCTGTTGTTTCCAAGTGTGAAAGACAAGCTACAGAAAGAATCACGTTGCAGCTAACGTGATTTTATCAAGAGTCTAAAACCGTGTGGAAGTATAAATGGGTATTGAACAGACATATTTAAACTGGCCAACATTGCAAGTGAATACTTGCATATTTTTTAAACTGATAATAGAAGTCAGGAAGCATCCGTAAATTACCAACGGTTGGAAAGGGAGGAGtctatacctggccatacctcaggccgggcctagccaagcccgacgcagAAAACCCAGGCCCAGGCCCGGCCCGGCCTGGCCATCGGGCTTGTTTTCTGGGCCCGAGCCTGGCCCGAACACGTAAAGGCCCATCGGGCTccggccggcccggcccgaccttcagaAAAGTGCAAAAACAACGGGCCCGGCCTGGCTCGgccatcgggctcaaaatctaggcccgagcctggcccaggagcagcgtcgggccgggctgggtcgggctttttcgggccgggtcgggctggccaggccgggcttcccatggccaggtataggaGGAGACGACCGATGTTGCGACAGCCGCTAGCTCAAGTTCGTCCAAGTGAAGGCAATCTGGAGTCTCAAGAgactaagagcatctctaacaggcgccgaacgcgccgcgcgctaaaaactGCTTTGCCACGCGtccatcgcctggtttggcgcggcgcgcagcgctggctccagcaacCTCGCTAAAAAGCAGCGCGCGCAGCTCCAGCAtaaaaatgcagcgcgcgctcaTTCTACAATATTTTTTAAATTGCATAGATAAAAAAgatacaaaggtattttacatcgGTGCAACTAGATAGATAGTTCGAAAGCATATATAGATagaactacggtgcaactagatagaAACTACTACGGCATACATAGATAGAAACTACCCCAAGTCGCtagcatcatcaccatcatcatcctcgtcggtgttgtccgaggtatcgagccaTATGTCGTCCCAACGTTCATCGTCTGACGTGAAGATCGACCTCCCACCTGCTTCAACGATATCGCACTGCGCATTCGCCAATGCCGGTCCGCCCGCTCCgcgcggcgccttgccgtcctctccgcccagtaggcacgctcgtcggcgacgtcctccgggtggcgacagcgccactccgccatggctcactcgtcctcctcggcgatgaggaggcggcgctgccgccgagCATGGTCGGCACAGTCCATGTCGGTGatgagacgcggcggaggggcgacGCGCTGCGCCTGCTCACGCGTGAAGACATCCCAGAAGTTCATCTGCGACTGGGGCCTCTCCAAGTGCCACCTTGTACGTGCTCCGGAACGacccgaggccgagccggacgttgccggaccggatctcggcggagtaccagccgttggggcgctcgcggatgccgcggtagcccgaagaaccccagcggcgcggcggcatggtggcgtggTGGTGGCGCGGAAAGCGGCGAGGTTGCGAGGGGAGGGTGCGTGGCGAGCCCGGGATTTtataggcgcgcgcgaagcggcACGCCAAATCTACCACGCCGCGTGCCGCTTTCTCCCGCGCGCGCAAACGTTTCCCGCGCGCGGTAAGTTCCCGCCACCACTGGAGCGCGCGGAACCAGCCGGTGCGCGCTAAAACCAAACTTTACCACGCGGGCGCGCCTTTTGCCGCgcctgttagagatgctctaaacATTCAGCGTTGGAGAAACTGCAACCAGAGAATATCGCAGGCACTCGCACCTGCCAACTTTGAGATCATTTTGAATTCAGTTATAGACAAATCACTATGGCACAACACGGCGTAACAATTATACTAACAAGGCTGTGTCGGACAAAACATGAAGGACATATAAAAGATTACATTTAGATCTTTCACTGAAGAATAGAAACAGAACGAAAAATGCAACAATCAGATCAGAACCACGTAAACCTACAGACCTCAAAATTGCATCACAAGTTGTATGCTCGTTTTTCTGGCCTGTAGGTTTTTCCTGCTTCTCCCGGACGGACCAGACTCGCTTTTCTGGCCGACGATGTAGAACAGCGCGCAGGACAGGACCACACTGAGCGCCAGAGAAGCACCAAGAACAGTGAGGACGGACGCTGTAGATCCTCCCACTCCCGTCGGGATCACCTGGCGCCGCCGCTGATGACGACGGCGCGCTACACGAGGCTCAGAGGCGGCTAATCGCGGTGCGTAGTGCACATGCACGGGCGGCGTGGCGGCTCGCGTCCCGACTTGGATTGAACAGACAAAGCGTTAATTTGTTTCATGATTCTGAAAACTGTCAACGCCGTGCGGCAGAAGCGTTAGTTTATTTCATAAATTACTCTGGTCTTATCAGATGAAGTAAGAAACGTAACCAAGAATGGGATGCATCGTATTGCTGATCTTACCGGGATACGCCGACGACAACACAAATAATTGGACATCAGAAAGCACATGTGAGGGTCTGATGCTTACATTGATTTGTTTCTACGTGCAGCGCGTCAGAAGAACTCCTCGACGATCACCTCTCTTTTGTCAGCGCGATGGAGAAGCCCCTGCTCGGTTCCGTCCGTGGCGTCGCTTGCTGAAGTGACCGGAGCAGAGGGGTGGTGTAGAGTGCAGGCACAGGCCCGGGATTGCCATGTTCGAGCAAGTCCTCTCCTACTCCGGTGACAGGGTGTAGGGTGTTGAGTCATGGACGCTAGCAGGGACATGGGGCCGCCGTTCTTGGAGCAAAGCAAGGCAGCGATGCAGGGGATGGAGCCGAAGATTTGGCCGCGTGATGGTGCCGGTTTCCAGAGGCGGGCCAGGCGGCGGCCATGAGCATGAAGACCATGTGGGAGGTTTGGGCGGGGCAAAGACCACGCAAGCGGGAGAGAAGGGTGGTGGTGCGGGAAGGGGCTGGTGGGGGCGAAACTACCTAATGGTTTGCGAGAGTAATAGGAGATCGTGGGCGGGCGTGACGATGCAGAGGGGATCGGGATGCCTTTTTTTTTTTCCGCAGGAGCTAAACAAACATGGttataaccaatggcagtggtgggtaTTACAGTGTCAAACATGTTTAATGCCACAAGCCGATTTGGACCATAGATCAGCATGGTTTGATGGATGATTTGGTTCTCCGCCCTTTCGtgcttttataggggtagtagattAGAGCATTTTCAACATCGACCCGTAAATTTTTCTTCCGTGTCTGTCCGCGGACACGGACATGGGAGAACGACGTCCGACGCTATCCATACACATTGCAAACACTTTTTCAACGAACCGAATAAAATTCATGTAAACACAGTGAATTTCATATAGACCATACGAAATTCgttacattttggacatattttaaCTAAAATAGCTAAAACTATATGCACCTCCGACCGCACGGAGCTCCATTCCCGcagcggatccctttgtcttcttcATGTTTGACAGCCCGCTCGTCGGACTGCCGTGAGCCCCAGAGGTATATTCTTTCCCCATATCTTCCCTATGTTCGGCTGCGCCGCTTATCGGAGTGGCAAAGGGTCTCACATCTGTGAAGCCTAGGCAGGGGTCGACGATGGCAGTGCCGCTCATCGGAGTGGAACCCCTGTGATGTGCTTCAGccggagggggaggaaggggaggacaATGGCATGCGAGCAGGCAAGACACCGGCTTCATGCTGGTCGGATGCCATGGAGCTTGTGGAGAAAATGGTGTGCAATGAAGAAGAGCGGAGTGTGATGCGATTTTCACCCGACATCTGCCATCATTTAAATAGCGGGGGGTGGGGGGTGGAGCCAACAGTCTTTCTGTTTAATGACGGGTGGCTCGcaaacggacgtgtggccggagtaatTTTCTCAGCACAAGTGCGGGTCTTAATGGAGGAAGGTGGGCAGTCTGTTACCGTTtaaatgcggcgaggaggcgtgttcagccgggcgagCAGCGGGCGGCGCTCTCTTGGCCGGTGCGCCGGTTCAATGCCGACAGTGATAGTTCGCGTCCATCTGCGCTGCCCTCCCGCTCTGTCAAATCGCGGGCATCAATGCCGACTGTTGCATGCTCTGGGCTGACATGAATGTGACGCGGTAAGCGGCGCACCGCGTGGGATAGAAAGCGCGAGAAAGGCGAGGGAGCGGGTTTGGGTGGGCAGGGTGTGGCAGTTGTCCGATCACCCACAAAGCCCTTCACATTTCTCTCCGGGTTGCGAAAGAAAACACGTTTAGACTGCTCTGCTGATCGATATAGGACCGTGTTGAACTGCTTTCGTGTTCCGAACAGTGCACTCTCAACATATGCGGGCGGTTTGAGCGTCACCGTTGGATGCCCTTACACCATATGAGAAACCAATAATTCATTTCATGAGTTTTGAATAGATGAAACATTTCCTAGAAACACAATGCAAATAAATTCTTAGAAAAATATCATATATAATTCAATTCTAGGTATCAAACAATCCACAGAGaaataattcataaatattttgtTTCTCCAAATTTCCTATAAAAATCTTTTGAATCGTATAAAATCCTAAATGTAATTAAAAAATTCATTTAGTGTACGTAGGTGTAGCTAACTAGCAACACATATGGTGTCTCGTATGCTCGCTCGGTTCGGAATTAGTTGTCGCAAAAGGATAAAGttagatgtatctagaattaaaatacgtctagatacatcaattCCTTCGACAAGTAATTTAGAACCGATGAAGTATTTCTCAAGAATGAATCAGTCGACGGAATGACGTGGGGCGCCTCAGccgcgcccgcctcctcctccggcggcgtTGGTGAAGAAGGAGAGCAGGTCGACGGAGGAGCCCGCTCTTCCTCCAGCGCCAGGCTGCAGGTCGTCGTCGAGGAAGAGCTGTTCCTCGGGCACCCGGAACGCGCCGTGCGCGCAGGCGAGCGCGGCGCCGGCCGCGAGGGCGGAGAAGACGATGGACCCGACGGAGGTCACGAAGACGACGAACGCCGACGCCGCCAGGAGCCCGCCCAGCGTCTCCCTCTCGGAGAAGGTCTTCCCAAAGGCCGCGAGCGGGGGCGCGTCGGCGGGGCGGAGGAGGTAGAGCGCGCACCAGGCGGCGAGGAGCGCGAGCAGGGCGGCGAGCGCGAACGGGTGCGcgaggagggaggcggcgagggagaGCGCGACGAGGAGGGCGTAGTTGACGCGGAAGTAGGCGAGGTTCCTGCGGACGCGGGCGGTGGCGTCGGCGAGGGAGTCCGGGCGGCTGAGCGCCGCGCGGTGGAGGAGCTCCGCCCACGGGCGCGCGCCGGAGAGGGAGCGCTTGGCGGAGTCGAGGAGGCGGGCGAGGTAGGCGCGCTGGTCGGCCGCCGAGGAGGTGTCCGGAACGGGGAGGACGATGGTGGCGGTCGCGGCGGTGGCCGCCGGGAGGACGGAgacggggaggaggggaggagaagCCGCGGCCATGGCGTCGGTGGATGCCACCGTATCTGGGAGAGAAGAATGTTTAGGAGCGATGAACGATGGCGCGCGTTTCCCTCTCTGTTAACAAGCAAAGGTCAACCGTCAACGGTCagcctcgtctctctctctctctctctccccccctccgCGTTGACATTTCTGTCTCCTAATTTGACCTGAACTGGTGGATAAATTCAAGCTGAATTTGTAAACGCTGATAAGTAGTTTGGCTAGACCAGGGATCAGTTTCAGATTGCTGGTGAAATACAAGACTGGTCAACTTACCCCTCCGGTAGGTAAAGATGGTACTTTTAATAGTAATTGTCAAGAAAAACAACGGTCCATACAACTGGAATACATCAAGACACAAAATGACGAACaattaaaataaaattacaacGAAAACAAAGttggttttcttcttctttgattgtACGCCATTCGTCAAAAATATGCACTGAATCAACAATAGGAAAAAAGACACCGTAAACATTGTCGTCATGTCAGTCTTTGAAGAGACAATAATCATCCCTGCAAATAAACGATGAAGAACATTAGTTCTGGCATTAACCTACGCAATGCAGATTTACAATCTTTGAACAACCGTCTAGAGGGTTGGATGAAGCAAGCCATGTTGCAAAACAAATCGAAAGATGGGGTCCAAGTCGCCATATCAAGAGCCAACCAACTGTTTCTCTTAATTGACACGTCAACTGTCAAGATTTAAAGAGAACCAACAAAGTTCAACAACACCTACCTTCACATGCCCTTCTCTAACGCCAAACCGGACGCCGTCGAGGTATGGAGGTGACAGAGAGACCTTTGTTACAGCACACCATCATCTTCATCACTTCGTCAATGCCACCAGGAAAACAAAATCTAAGGAAAGCAAAGACCTATAAAAACTAATAAAATCAAAAGGGACGGACCCGCACTCGAAAATGCCGCTTGAGAACGCCGGCAGCATGCTCCCCGATGCTAGAATGCCAAACTTCACTAGGGAAACACTAGCCCTAAGGGCATCTTCAGACTGGACCCTCAAACTGCCAGCATCCGTCCGGACCGCGCGGTCTGGATGTGTTTTGCCATCCAACGTGGGCCTGTATCAGTCTGTCGACCGGTCCAGACGTGATTTTCCCCTCAAATTGGAAGCAAACTAAGGGGCGTTGAGGGAGTCTGGACCACTGCCACACAGGACTCCGACATCCCTGACCCACTGAAACCCCTCTCTCGGTCTCATTCTCTTCCACCCCACCACTACCCCCTTGCTTTGCATCTGCGTCCTCCTCCTCTGACGCCACCGCTGTACCTCTCCGACTGCCACACAGGGATTACCGGACGTCCGCAACTACCACCCACGAGCCCGCTCGCCTTGTACTACGGCGCCGTCCACCCAGGATCTATTCGTAGCCATGTACCTCTGTCCCCCTATCGATGAAGACAACCATCGTTGACACCACGCCTGACAGGTGTttggtcaaatgccattgagcttattttcgaACTCCATGTCATTTTTTAGAGTAAGAAGGATGGCGGGGGTACTCGACATGGTGAATGAGTCATTGTGCGATCTATGGTTTAGACGTATCTGTGGACTTCATAGGTACGAGTAGAAGGGGGTTCTTTTGGCAGCACGTGCATGGTTCGTTTCATGCATGGAAGCACATTGTGCCCTACGACATACACATCATCCATGAACGCAATGTGAAGTCATTAGCCTATCAATGATACACCATCCAGAACTCCGTCATAAGGTATTGTGGCGCAGTTGATTGGAGGCAATGTGGTCATTGCACGCGACCGCCATGGAGATTGTAAGTTTTGATTTTCTTGCTCTACATGTTGATTGGTTCATTCATTCACTCATTGTTGCTCTATACGTTGTGTAGCTTGCACGCGCTGCCGTGGTGTACTACAGGCCAAAAGGCAGACCATTCACACACATGCATTGTTGGATGAATCTCAAGGGACAATATGTGTGGGACAACATGTGCCGGAACTGGAGTTAGTATCACTAAATTTGATCTATCCATGAAAAACTTGTCGAACACCCGGTTGAATTGGAACTATTGTTTGTACTAGACATATTTGCATGTTACTtatggatgatttgtgctatttttaTCTGAATTTTGATGAATTACGTCGTGTTTGACGAAATTCATCCGGTTAGTTAAAACCCGGTTTGAAATGTATGCTGCTAGCTTTGGATGACTGGCCCGCATCCGTGACCGCAGACTGATACGATGTTCGGTTTACGGGTCagtgttgaagatgccctaacacAGCTATACACAAGGGCACAACAAGCACCTCCTATCCAACAGGGGCAGAGGAGAGGAGAAAAGAATTCCTTTCTAGAGGTTGTGTGTAGTGATGCAGACCAGGAATAGAGATACGTAAAGATGACATATTTGGTCCTCGGCCATGATCGCCTTCCCATTTTTGTCTCAAATTGGGGTATATGTTTTGCAGCGTGCAACCTCTTTAAAGGAAAACAAACACCCAT
This window of the Triticum aestivum cultivar Chinese Spring chromosome 5D, IWGSC CS RefSeq v2.1, whole genome shotgun sequence genome carries:
- the LOC123124616 gene encoding PRA1 family protein B2 — translated: MAAASPPLLPVSVLPAATAATATIVLPVPDTSSAADQRAYLARLLDSAKRSLSGARPWAELLHRAALSRPDSLADATARVRRNLAYFRVNYALLVALSLAASLLAHPFALAALLALLAAWCALYLLRPADAPPLAAFGKTFSERETLGGLLAASAFVVFVTSVGSIVFSALAAGAALACAHGAFRVPEEQLFLDDDLQPGAGGRAGSSVDLLSFFTNAAGGGGGRG